In Carya illinoinensis cultivar Pawnee chromosome 7, C.illinoinensisPawnee_v1, whole genome shotgun sequence, the following are encoded in one genomic region:
- the LOC122315840 gene encoding uncharacterized protein LOC122315840 isoform X1, protein MADDDDDESFGDFHFASFPNPTVHSASTIVNGTNATTSSSPSPFSWGEFITTPKHELSGGTAHPIYAPENNSFSKTDPREPDRIEPGTAQWVKPTGALPLSIFGELEEEETEETGFGASVIVNNKKSDSGREGSASSVNDLITNLYSQNQQIMTQKGSSLNSNESDVSTNGSNLSINRLDSNSNGLGSDLADGNDGLDDDNDDDGWEFKVAEPEAQIGNGDSKVEPKVQESAEGARTFGFSNGVHGPGDLFVVSNGTSNSSGEWGFGFDFNSSHMTRQDGFIAGLFSKSKVNDTASGMTSSEPNKKVDSVENFWEFQDAFPETGSKYKLEKPKVADTSLADGEVQTFDGDGVIGPVDIFAESDGISQNSRKGASGFNLNPSSMNGIILESYSKSEQNELVSSLVDENVGAKENFCEFNDAFSESGLKHKSEEPKVADISPAGIEALTSDLDCVSNPKDSLVASDGISPKSAGWEFGFDFNRTSLDQDDMISGSYSKSKQNGFNSSPFAENDESGENFGEFKDAFLETVSKHEEKSKAVDYSPAGVEAPGLSGEIQRNGIRSENHREPLPINIFSDRELGSEEPSILQDVSTVTPTSNLRDGIKIPSSNVSISDLISSLYSQAEKNASVNHTSIASDHGIHSSTTLFGSDLITSADDFDDGSWDFNTATSGTRTEDRTSDIDLGDSRKTLSTVLELNDYVDFYSTLKDELSSVAAFHLDNLKKAQRTAALAGEEAKAKSLDEEIQKFYNELHKDNLILKEVCSEDLSARAIHFNEFLDILLEPKFQVLESEYQMSRRLTLAEKDLKSAVELLNDVESTLAILKLGTTEEQQYYVSTWSSILSVCAHELKHGASIWKQSSQKNVQNQILSEPEGKRCILALGEIYRVVEVLGASTKLYKPWIFLTSGIATGLYSLLSECYSIWANSGLEDALKSISDHIDFQYDGTIKALLESIKYIHDIDAVALQNHVFSGQPICRLSALTAGTVPGLKLVVWNGEHYFLTLANLWANLVSTDPPKLPQIHGS, encoded by the exons ATGGCGGACGACGACGATGACGAGAGCTTCGGAGACTTTCATTTTGCATCGTTCCCGAACCCCACCGTCCATTCTGCTTCGACCATAGTCAACGGCACAAATGCTACTACTTCTTCATCACCATCCCCCTTTTCATGGGGCGAATTCATCACTACCCCCAAACACGAGCTTTCCGGTGGTACCGCCCATCCCATATACGCTCCCGAAAACAATAGCTTCTCTAAAACTGATCCACGTGAACCAGATCGGATTGAGCCGGGGACGGCCCAGTGGGTGAAGCCAACGGGAGCTCTGCCGTTGTCAATATTTGGGGAATTGGAAGAGGAAGAGACAGAGGAGACGGGATTCGGTGCGAGCGTTATCGTTAACAACAAAAAAAGCGATTCTGGGAGAGAAGGATCCGCTTCCAGCGTTAatgatttgattacaaatctgtATAGTCAGAATCAGCAAATCATGACCCAGAAAGGGTCGAGTTTGAACTCAAATGAATCGGATGTTAGTACGAATGGGTCGAATTTAAGTATAAACCGATTGGACTCAAATTCGAATGGGTTGGGCTCGGATTTGGCGGACGGGAATGATGGACTTGATGATGACAATGATGATGATGGGTGGGAATTCAAGGTTGCGGAGCCAGAAGCTCAGATCGGAAATGGAGATTCTAAG GTTGAACCGAAAGTCCAGGAAAGTGCTGAGGGAGCCAGAACATTTGGGTTTAGCAATGGTGTACATGGTCCTGGTGATTTGTTTGTGGTGTCAAATGGAACTTCCAACAGCAGTGGTGAATGGGGTTTTGGGTTTGATTTTAACTCAAGCCATATGACTAGGCAAGATGGTTTTATCGCAGGCTTATTCTCCAAAAGCAAGGTCAATGATACTGCAAGTGGGATGACCTCATCGGAACCTAATAAAAAAGTTGATTCTGTTGAGAATTTTTGGGAATTTCAGGATGCATTTCCAGAAACTGGATCAAAGTATAAGTTG GAAAAGCCAAAGGTTGCTGATACATCTCTTGCTGATGGAGAAGTGCAAACATTTGATGGTGATGGTGTCATTGGTCCTGTAGACATTTTTGCTGAATCAGATGGGATCTCTCAAAATTCCAGGAAAGGGGCCTCTGGATTTAATCTCAACCCAAGCTCTATGAACGGTATAATCTTGGAGTCATACTCTAAAAGTGAGCAGAATGAATTGGTATCCTCTTTGGTTGATGAGAATGTTGGTGCCAAGGAGAACTTTTGTGAATTTAATGATGCATTTTCAGAATCTGGATTGAAACACAAATCA GAAGAGCCAAAGGTTGCTGATATTTCTCCTGCTGGTATAGAAGCACTTACTTCTGATCTTGATTGTGTGAGCAATCCTAAAGATTCATTGGTAGCATCAGATGGAATTTCTCCCAAATCCGCAGGATGGGAATTTGGATTTGATTTCAATCGGACTTCTTTGGATCAAGATGACATGATCTCTGGATCTTATTCTAAAAGCAAACAGAATGGTTTTAACTCCTCTCCATTTGCTGAGAATGATGAATCTGGTGAGAACTTTGGGGAATTCAAGGATGCATTTTTAGAGACTGTTTCGAAGCATGAG GAAAAGTCCAAGGCTGTTGATTATTCTCCTGCTGGTGTAGAAGCACCTGGTTTAAGTGGCGAAATCCAG AGGAATGGCATAAGGTCTGAGAATCACAGGGAACCCTTGCCCATAAATATTTTCAGTGATAGAGAACTAGGTTCGGAGGAACCCTCAATCCTTCAAGATGTTTCTACTGTCACACCCACTTCCAACCTGAGAGATGGCATTAAAATTCCTAGTTCTAATGTATCTATCAGTGATCTAATATCAAGTTTATACAGTCAAGCTGAGAAGAATGCTTCCGTTAATCATACATCAATAGCAAGTGATCATGGGATacattccagcacaacactaTTCGGATCTGATTTAATCACCAGTGCTGATGATTTTGATGATGGTTCCTGGGATTTTAACACTGCCACATCTGGAaccagaactgaagatagaACTTCTGATATTGATCTTGGAGATTCAAGGAAAACACTTTCTACAGTGTTAGAGCTAAATGATTATGTGGATTTCTATAGCACATTAAAAGATGAACTGAGCTCAGTTGCAGCATTTCATCTTGACAATCTGAAG AAAGCTCAAAGAACTGCTGCTCTCGCTGGCGAAGAGGCAAAAGCGAAATCTCTTGATGAGGAAATCCAG AAATTCTATAATGAACTGCACAAGGATAATCTGATCTTGAAAGAAGTCTGTTCGGAGGATCTATCAGCAAGAGCGATTCACTTTAATGAATTTCTTGACATTTTGCTGGAACCCAAGTTCCAAGTGCTTGAATCAGAATATCAGATGTCAAGAAGATTGACATTG GCAGAAAAGGATTTGAAATCGGCTGTTGAACTCCTTAATGATGTGGAATCAACACTAGCGATTCTGAAGTTGGGAACAACGGAGGAGCAACAATATTATGTTTCAACATGGTCTAGTATACTATCTGTCTGTGCTCATGAACTGAAACATGGGGCCTCAATTTGGAAGCAGTCGTCCCAAAAGAATGTACAAAATCAAATACTATCTGAACCTGAAG GGAAGCGATGCATCCTTGCCCTTGGAGAAATTTACAGAGTCGTTGAAGTTCTTGGAGCCTCAACCAAGCTTTATAAGCCATGGATATTTTTAACTTCTGGCATTGCCACTGGCTTGTATAGCCTTCTAAGCGAGTGCTATAGTATATGGGCAAATTCAGGACTTGAAGATGCTCTCAAGAGCatttctgatcatattgattttcagTATGATGGAACAATAAAAGCACTACTGGAATCTATCAAGTATATTCATGACATTGATGCAGTTGCACTTCAAAATCATGTATTCTCAGGACAACCTATTTGTAGGTTATCAGCCTTAACTGCAGGAACAGTGCCAG GCTTGAAACTGGTGGTTTGGAATGGGGAGCACTACTTTCTCACGCTTGCAAACTTGTGGGCAAATCTAGTAAGTACAGATCCTCCTAAGTTGCCTCAAATTCATGGTAGCTGA
- the LOC122315840 gene encoding uncharacterized protein LOC122315840 isoform X2 — protein sequence MADDDDDESFGDFHFASFPNPTVHSASTIVNGTNATTSSSPSPFSWGEFITTPKHELSGGTAHPIYAPENNSFSKTDPREPDRIEPGTAQWVKPTGALPLSIFGELEEEETEETGFGASVIVNNKKSDSGREGSASSVNDLITNLYSQNQQIMTQKGSSLNSNESDVSTNGSNLSINRLDSNSNGLGSDLADGNDGLDDDNDDDGWEFKVAEPEAQIGNGDSKVEPKVQESAEGARTFGFSNGVHGPGDLFVVSNGTSNSSGEWGFGFDFNSSHMTRQDGFIAGLFSKSKVNDTASGMTSSEPNKKVDSVENFWEFQDAFPETGSKYKLEKPKVADTSLADGEVQTFDGDGVIGPVDIFAESDGISQNSRKGASGFNLNPSSMNGIILESYSKSEQNELVSSLVDENVGAKENFCEFNDAFSESGLKHKSEEPKVADISPAGIEALTSDLDCVSNPKDSLVASDGISPKSAGWEFGFDFNRTSLDQDDMISGSYSKSKQNGFNSSPFAENDESGENFGEFKDAFLETVSKHEEKSKAVDYSPAGVEAPGLSGEIQKAQRTAALAGEEAKAKSLDEEIQKFYNELHKDNLILKEVCSEDLSARAIHFNEFLDILLEPKFQVLESEYQMSRRLTLAEKDLKSAVELLNDVESTLAILKLGTTEEQQYYVSTWSSILSVCAHELKHGASIWKQSSQKNVQNQILSEPEGKRCILALGEIYRVVEVLGASTKLYKPWIFLTSGIATGLYSLLSECYSIWANSGLEDALKSISDHIDFQYDGTIKALLESIKYIHDIDAVALQNHVFSGQPICRLSALTAGTVPGLKLVVWNGEHYFLTLANLWANLVSTDPPKLPQIHGS from the exons ATGGCGGACGACGACGATGACGAGAGCTTCGGAGACTTTCATTTTGCATCGTTCCCGAACCCCACCGTCCATTCTGCTTCGACCATAGTCAACGGCACAAATGCTACTACTTCTTCATCACCATCCCCCTTTTCATGGGGCGAATTCATCACTACCCCCAAACACGAGCTTTCCGGTGGTACCGCCCATCCCATATACGCTCCCGAAAACAATAGCTTCTCTAAAACTGATCCACGTGAACCAGATCGGATTGAGCCGGGGACGGCCCAGTGGGTGAAGCCAACGGGAGCTCTGCCGTTGTCAATATTTGGGGAATTGGAAGAGGAAGAGACAGAGGAGACGGGATTCGGTGCGAGCGTTATCGTTAACAACAAAAAAAGCGATTCTGGGAGAGAAGGATCCGCTTCCAGCGTTAatgatttgattacaaatctgtATAGTCAGAATCAGCAAATCATGACCCAGAAAGGGTCGAGTTTGAACTCAAATGAATCGGATGTTAGTACGAATGGGTCGAATTTAAGTATAAACCGATTGGACTCAAATTCGAATGGGTTGGGCTCGGATTTGGCGGACGGGAATGATGGACTTGATGATGACAATGATGATGATGGGTGGGAATTCAAGGTTGCGGAGCCAGAAGCTCAGATCGGAAATGGAGATTCTAAG GTTGAACCGAAAGTCCAGGAAAGTGCTGAGGGAGCCAGAACATTTGGGTTTAGCAATGGTGTACATGGTCCTGGTGATTTGTTTGTGGTGTCAAATGGAACTTCCAACAGCAGTGGTGAATGGGGTTTTGGGTTTGATTTTAACTCAAGCCATATGACTAGGCAAGATGGTTTTATCGCAGGCTTATTCTCCAAAAGCAAGGTCAATGATACTGCAAGTGGGATGACCTCATCGGAACCTAATAAAAAAGTTGATTCTGTTGAGAATTTTTGGGAATTTCAGGATGCATTTCCAGAAACTGGATCAAAGTATAAGTTG GAAAAGCCAAAGGTTGCTGATACATCTCTTGCTGATGGAGAAGTGCAAACATTTGATGGTGATGGTGTCATTGGTCCTGTAGACATTTTTGCTGAATCAGATGGGATCTCTCAAAATTCCAGGAAAGGGGCCTCTGGATTTAATCTCAACCCAAGCTCTATGAACGGTATAATCTTGGAGTCATACTCTAAAAGTGAGCAGAATGAATTGGTATCCTCTTTGGTTGATGAGAATGTTGGTGCCAAGGAGAACTTTTGTGAATTTAATGATGCATTTTCAGAATCTGGATTGAAACACAAATCA GAAGAGCCAAAGGTTGCTGATATTTCTCCTGCTGGTATAGAAGCACTTACTTCTGATCTTGATTGTGTGAGCAATCCTAAAGATTCATTGGTAGCATCAGATGGAATTTCTCCCAAATCCGCAGGATGGGAATTTGGATTTGATTTCAATCGGACTTCTTTGGATCAAGATGACATGATCTCTGGATCTTATTCTAAAAGCAAACAGAATGGTTTTAACTCCTCTCCATTTGCTGAGAATGATGAATCTGGTGAGAACTTTGGGGAATTCAAGGATGCATTTTTAGAGACTGTTTCGAAGCATGAG GAAAAGTCCAAGGCTGTTGATTATTCTCCTGCTGGTGTAGAAGCACCTGGTTTAAGTGGCGAAATCCAG AAAGCTCAAAGAACTGCTGCTCTCGCTGGCGAAGAGGCAAAAGCGAAATCTCTTGATGAGGAAATCCAG AAATTCTATAATGAACTGCACAAGGATAATCTGATCTTGAAAGAAGTCTGTTCGGAGGATCTATCAGCAAGAGCGATTCACTTTAATGAATTTCTTGACATTTTGCTGGAACCCAAGTTCCAAGTGCTTGAATCAGAATATCAGATGTCAAGAAGATTGACATTG GCAGAAAAGGATTTGAAATCGGCTGTTGAACTCCTTAATGATGTGGAATCAACACTAGCGATTCTGAAGTTGGGAACAACGGAGGAGCAACAATATTATGTTTCAACATGGTCTAGTATACTATCTGTCTGTGCTCATGAACTGAAACATGGGGCCTCAATTTGGAAGCAGTCGTCCCAAAAGAATGTACAAAATCAAATACTATCTGAACCTGAAG GGAAGCGATGCATCCTTGCCCTTGGAGAAATTTACAGAGTCGTTGAAGTTCTTGGAGCCTCAACCAAGCTTTATAAGCCATGGATATTTTTAACTTCTGGCATTGCCACTGGCTTGTATAGCCTTCTAAGCGAGTGCTATAGTATATGGGCAAATTCAGGACTTGAAGATGCTCTCAAGAGCatttctgatcatattgattttcagTATGATGGAACAATAAAAGCACTACTGGAATCTATCAAGTATATTCATGACATTGATGCAGTTGCACTTCAAAATCATGTATTCTCAGGACAACCTATTTGTAGGTTATCAGCCTTAACTGCAGGAACAGTGCCAG GCTTGAAACTGGTGGTTTGGAATGGGGAGCACTACTTTCTCACGCTTGCAAACTTGTGGGCAAATCTAGTAAGTACAGATCCTCCTAAGTTGCCTCAAATTCATGGTAGCTGA